In Thunnus thynnus chromosome 4, fThuThy2.1, whole genome shotgun sequence, the DNA window TCAGCCATACCATCACAACTGAAATAATATTCCCATATATTATTAGTGTGAATACTTTATatgtactttatatatataatcatttatatgttaaaaagGGGATTGTGTCCAATTTGTGCTGGTGTCACAACATTCTAATTTTGGGGGGAAATATTGCTGTCACATATTTTTTATACCCACATTTGAAGTTTTGAGTAAgattttcaccattttacaaGTTATATAAGCTTGTGTTGGTTTGTGTTGGTTGTGTGACTTACTGAATCAGGACAGTGCTGCAAAAGAGTATGGTTCTCTCCTTgcattgataaaataataatattaattcaCAAATTATGACATAATGCAAAGACTTGCTTTCTCACGCAGCCGCTGTTTGAGTGCATTGAGGTGGGCCTCCCGGTTCTCCTTGATGACCTCCATCTTTTGGATGAGCTTCTCCTCCGTCTTCTTGCTAAAGTTGTTGTTCTCCTCACGCACCTTGTAGAGAACCTCCTGCTCATGCTCCCTCCTCTCTGCCAGCTGCTTCAGCACCAGAGCCTCCTGGGACTACAGCAGGATGGGGGGAGGACATATGGGGCACAGCAGACAAAGAGGGTGGAGTCAGCATGATGATGGCAGTTGGAGGTTGGCAGGGATTcatgaaaaccaaaaaccaagttcatcaaacagaaacaaaagaatgaacatccattttttttctcaagacTAGCTGAGTTTTCTCATATGAGATGAATATCACACAATGTTTCAAAACTGAAACTCAGTATTTGAAAGCTTGAAATCTAATTAAAAAAGGTTTTGCAAGATTGAAACTAAGTTTTGAAGGCTTGCATAATGTTTTGtaggctgaaaaaaaaatcaaatctctgcaaacattttgtatttgagTTTTCCTTCTTCACAACTGCAACACTATTTTTAGTGGTTTCTCCAACACATTTTCAGAGTTTCAAATTTGTCACTGTTCTCCTGGTGTATTAGTTTATTTTCCAGGTTTAAAACCTTGTAAATGGTGATTTGAAAACTGGTGCGCATATGTAACAGATGGtctgaaaacaaacagtcaTACAGTCAAATATGCTGTGGTGGAATAATTTTCTTGTATAAATAGTCATGACTATCATCTCAGGGACAGTATACAGGGTAGTTAATCattaatgtatgtaatgtaatatcattaaatcattaattaattaatcattaagCATTAATGGAAAGATTAATGCTCATGACATTTGATTATTAAAGGCCACAAGccctctttttatttttagttttagggACGTTTTAGACATCATTGTTTCAAAAAAAGAATCATATTTGGATAATTGTCAACAGGTCAAGGTCATTAATGATGTCATTTAGGGAGGAGCCTTAAAAGGAAGTCTTGAAAATAATGGTGGGAAATTCTGGGATTTTATAAAATGAGGAGGAGCCCTAAAAAATCACATAAGATAGGCTCCACAATAGGAAGAGCTAAATAGAGTATATGACAGTGCTTTTTGACTTACATTCAGGTTATTGCTCCATGGACAAAGCCTCGGTTAACTTTTATTGCATTTGATACACAGTAAATCTTATTGCATTGAACTCTGTTAAATGAATTTCTGTGATAACTTTTAAAACAATAGAGACCGGAGCCGAAGtatcaaaatttaacagaatttattttcttgtacaagaaggcGCGTTTCACAATGCAACATACAGGGCTCCTAATGGAGCGCTTATAACAGGGTTTTATACACCTTAAGTGGGTGTTACggttcttttcttaatctatcaaatacagacttatagataacatgatgtctgttttcagttctcctgtccAGGAGCCATCCTGCCCaactgacccccagatgacatgtctcaccctgtctccaacgaattttaatttctacatcttcctctttacaaatataatgctgAACCATCTTGATTTTTGGAACAAATATGTTGTGGGATACCTGAAGTTTCATAGGCCCATCTTAAGAGTTTTTCCATGACAATGCTGTATGAAAAAAGATGACGTATTACAAGCTGCACCAATCCTGTGTTTTACGTGGGCACAGTCGCTTCCCCCCCCATCCCCTAATCCCATCTAGACATGACTCATGCTAACGGGCTAGCTTCACCTTTTCAGCCCAACTAACTCAACCTGCAAGCACCCAGGCTACAACCACAGCCATGGTGGAGTTTAGTTATTTAAAACAAGCACATTCACAGCATAATCGACCTTGATGTGTTTaatctttaaatctttaaatttcaTTATATTGATTATATGAGATGGGATTAAAGCAGGCAGATACACTGCTAATCTAACGTTGCATTAGCACCTgaagagaaatgggtaaaacagAAGTTCATGACaacaaaatgataaacaaaacacacaaaccacacaaacacagagttgCATGGATTACTGTGgcattcagttttatttttcatgtgaattaaatgaAGGTTGCCCTGATAGAGAGAGTGTGTTGCTGAGACAGAAACAGGTCTCGAACAAAGTTCATTTTCTGAAAAACGCCATTTCAATGCCATTTTCAGAAGATATGTGGCTTGTGAAAAATGGGTCCAGTATTTACTACGGTGTGTATGGGAAGAAAGAATCAGTAATAATCTGTCCTCATGTACACTTCCCATTGGATTGAATAGACTCAGGACCTGCCTAGTCTCCTAACGGGTGGGGCAGTTGCAGTGGTATTTACAGGGTTAGGTGGGAGTGACTGCTCCACCAATGACTGATGCGCAGTCATTTAAGTAAGTCAGTCTGTGGTCTTGTTGTGTGTTTCAAAATAAAGATTCGCCCTTTGCTTTTTTAGATTTTAGGCTTTCAAACACCGAGTTTCAACctttcaaagcttttttttcagtttcaaaacaTGGCGTGATAATCATCCCATATTCTCACAGTTTTAAATGTATCATCTGTAAGATATTTGCTGCTGCACAGCATAAATATATAGCCATGATATATATGCAGGGGCTGACTTGATGACTTAAACATTTCGAAAGTCACTtcgaaaaaaaccccaaacaaacaGGTTTTAGTTGTGCTGCTTGCACAACAGCACAATTTGTTCATTTCAATTTGTTATTCACTTGGTGAGGTTTTAATAAGTACAATACAATATCatagattttattatttatttagatctttgtttctctgttgtaTAACTGTCATCTAATACTTGTGTCCCACCTTTCATTTTCAAGATCATTTCTACATAATACTTCCTTGTGCCGGTGTTGTAAGCTAGGCTGTGTTGCGTTTAAACTGTCTTTTGCTTATTTCTTGTTGTACTGGCTGCTGGAAAGTCTCCAATCTTGCTTTATGTTGACGCTCAATCTTGGCAGATATTTCTGTGGAAAGCTAAATACACAAAGTACCTCAGCGTTCATTTCTTTACAGCAGGCTTTGAGTTGTTTCATAAATATATCTTGAGGTTACCTTGTGCTTTGAGGTGGGGAGGTGGCAGTTTTGCTGGCACTCATTTAAACGTCTTTACAGTGTGTGGAACTATACATCATTGTCCAGTAACTCATCCAACTACTGTATGTTCAGCAAAGCTGTTTAGCGTCATTGCCTGCCACAACTTGTGCTTTCATACCTGCAGGGCTGTACTACAAGTGCAGGGCTGCTTTACAACTGGCTTATTGTGGATTGAGAAAGGCAAGTCATTATTTAAGCTATTTCCTAACACATCGTTTGGGAAGACTCAAGTTTCATCCTGTGTAATTGTACAATCTGAGTGTCGAAATATCACAAAGGGTAATATAAAGGGTCATATAACATACGTATCCAAAACAACCAAAGGAATTAGAAATGCTCGGAGAAGAAGTTGTGAAGTTTGGTATTAGTGATGTTTTGGCTGGGACAGACATTGTCAAGGTTACACGACTGCATGTTATGTTCTGAAGGCTGCTGCAAGCAAAACACATGTGTGTGAACTCTGTTGAAGATGTTTAGACTCACCGACTGTATCCAGTGTTTTCTACAGCACTGCAGTACAACAGACTAGCCAGttaatttaaaggaatagttcaacatctggtaaatatttttatttggtTCCAAATGCAGGACAAAGTGACTGAACATTGACAGTTAAAGGAGTAACGGAGAATTTGGGAAAATACTTCACATATAGAGCTGGACTCTGGAAGtgcttagcctagcttagcataaagactgaaaaaggGGAAATAACTCGCCTGGCTCTGTCCCAAGTCAAAAAACATTCCTACCAACAtatctaaagctcactaattaacgtatataatttgtttgtttaatctgtacaaaaatgtgtaaaagagATAAGTTTTATGGGGTTTATGTTCCCTGACAACTTCTTGGCCCAGTCTTCATGCCATATCCAGACCAAATCAGACGGCGAGTGGGGGTTTTGGCCACAGTGGCGCCGCAGCCTGCAACCTGATGACACGCTGCAGTGGCCAATCATAGTCAGcaatcagactgatcagagctgtaaaactctgccatgagggagtacaaagtacaaagtacaaacgaggaggaggggaggtcatttctcttcatttgattacgttaaaaataaagttagatTTTGCTGATaacttcccgactcattttaaaaaagacgagagaaacagggagagagctgagagcatcagtgagcgagagagagaacagctgtGGTAgggtgagctagagagtgaatgaagagagggaacGCTGGTAGcaagaaagctggtgaatcagatcattaaaatcttattttctggttgtttcacagcagttacactCCAGAGCAGAACAGGCCCACgcccccacacacctccgctcaaccctgcGGCGGTGTACCGtaccacctgatttggtctgaataagACCTTAGCTAAGCTACAGTGTCACCTAATACTCAACAAGCATAATTCCTAAAATGTCGAACTATTCATGTAGTACAGAACACTTGGTAACTTCATTATgtgttcagtgtctctgttcTGCTTTCCCTCAACGCCTGCCCTGCATCGTCCTCATTAACTCCCTGTGTCTGCCTCACCCAATCAACTCCTTTCCTGTTCCACTTGCATCTCATCTCCTCATcagtattatttgtatttaagtcctggttttcagttcagtcttgttggatcttctgttctgtttgttctgtcttgttcagttttgttctgttttactCTGCCTGTATGCTTGAGTTTATTAAAGAGATATTCTTCAGTTTACCAACTTTTCAGTTTCCAACTTGATCATCACATGGGACTTagcaataaagaaaatgaaatctgACTGATTTTGATTGCTTCTTCTTAGAAGTGATAagttgtgtgtaatgtgtgaatATAAAATTAAGAGTTTCATTTAGTTAAATCAGTAGGGTAGGAAAACAATATACAGAAAGTTACAATCAGTGGTCAGTGATACTCCAACATGAGACCATGATGCGATGACCTACAGGGTCTGCTtaccttcctcctctcctcagcgGCCTCCAGCCTCTTCTGGAGCTCTTCCAGGGACACCTCCTTCTTCGGGGGTGAGGGCAGGGGCTGAGTCTGGGGTTTGTCCCTGAACTGATCGGGATCCTTCAGGATCAGCTCAAAGGCCTGGCCCGATGCTCGCTTGTTGAAGCCCTTCACCTCCAGGTCTGACACAGCCAGAAGCCAGTTCACACCAATGGTAAAGTACAAGTTAGCGAGCTGCCTATAAAGTGCAAGTTcgtgcattcattcattctttcttttttcttgctgttttctttctcacatATCACAAGGATACAGCTCATGACTGTGTCTCATAATTGTGTCCAAAAAGACAGTACTCTTAGGAGCCCTGTTGGTGATAGATAGAATTATCAATAGGCTGAGGTTTgttgaagtcaagcgtctcttcaattcaaacagaacatatgttacagacacagagagtctgcagagtctccgtgg includes these proteins:
- the stmn3 gene encoding stathmin-3; this encodes MTSTVSAYTDKIKEMSMLSLLCSCFHTQPHPNSLYQYGDLEVKGFNKRASGQAFELILKDPDQFRDKPQTQPLPSPPKKEVSLEELQKRLEAAEERRKSQEALVLKQLAERREHEQEVLYKVREENNNFSKKTEEKLIQKMEVIKENREAHLNALKQRLREKEIHAAEVRRNKELKADLSG